In the genome of Pseudomonas sp. P5_109, one region contains:
- a CDS encoding isovaleryl-CoA dehydrogenase gives MSYPSLNFALGETIDMLRDQVQSFVAKEIAPRAAQIDIDNLFPADLWRKFGDMGLLGITVPEEYGGAGLGYLAHVVAMEEISRGSASVALSYGAHSNLCVNQINRNGNHEQKSKYLPKLISGEHIGALAMSEPNAGSDVVSMKLRADKRGDKYVLNGSKTWITNGPDANTYVIYAKTDLEKGPHGITAFIVERDWKGFSRSNKFDKLGMRGSNTCELFFDDVEVPEENILGVLNGGVKVLMSGLDYERVVLSGGPTGIMQACMDLIVPYIHDRKQFGQSIGEFQLIQGKVADMYTQLNASRAYLYAVAQACERGETTRKDAAGVILYSAERATQMALDAIQILGGNGYINEFPAGRLLRDAKLYEIGAGTSEIRRMLIGRELFNETR, from the coding sequence ATGAGCTACCCATCCCTGAATTTTGCCCTCGGTGAAACCATCGACATGCTGCGCGATCAGGTTCAGTCCTTCGTCGCCAAGGAGATCGCCCCGCGCGCCGCTCAGATCGACATCGACAACCTGTTCCCCGCCGACCTGTGGCGCAAATTCGGCGACATGGGCCTGCTGGGCATCACCGTGCCGGAAGAGTACGGCGGCGCTGGCCTGGGTTACCTGGCTCACGTCGTCGCAATGGAAGAAATCAGCCGCGGCTCGGCCTCGGTGGCGCTGTCCTACGGCGCGCACTCCAACCTGTGCGTCAACCAGATCAATCGCAACGGCAACCACGAGCAGAAATCCAAATACCTGCCGAAACTGATCAGCGGCGAGCACATCGGCGCCCTGGCCATGAGCGAACCGAACGCCGGTTCCGACGTGGTCTCGATGAAACTGCGCGCCGACAAACGCGGCGACAAGTACGTGCTCAACGGCAGCAAGACCTGGATCACCAACGGTCCGGACGCCAACACCTACGTGATCTACGCCAAGACCGACCTGGAAAAGGGCCCCCACGGCATCACCGCCTTCATCGTCGAGCGCGACTGGAAAGGCTTCAGCCGCAGCAATAAGTTCGACAAGCTCGGCATGCGCGGTTCGAACACCTGCGAACTGTTTTTCGATGACGTCGAAGTGCCGGAAGAAAACATCCTCGGCGTACTCAACGGCGGCGTGAAAGTGCTGATGAGCGGCCTCGACTACGAGCGTGTCGTCCTTTCCGGTGGCCCGACCGGGATCATGCAGGCGTGCATGGACCTGATCGTGCCGTACATCCACGACCGCAAACAGTTCGGCCAGAGCATCGGTGAATTCCAGCTGATCCAGGGCAAGGTCGCCGACATGTACACCCAGCTCAACGCCAGCCGCGCTTACCTGTATGCGGTGGCCCAGGCCTGCGAGCGTGGCGAAACCACGCGCAAGGACGCCGCCGGCGTGATCCTCTACAGCGCCGAACGCGCCACGCAAATGGCCCTCGACGCGATCCAGATTCTCGGCGGCAACGGCTACATCAACGAATTCCCGGCCGGTCGTCTGCTGCGTGACGCCAAGCTGTACGAAATCGGCGCCGGCACCAGTGAGATCCGTCGCATGCTGATCGGTCGTGAACTGTTCAACGAAACCCGCTAA
- a CDS encoding carboxyl transferase domain-containing protein produces MATLHTQLNPRSAEFATNSAAMLKQVDALHTLLAQVAQGGGPKAQERHTSRGKLLPRERINRLLDPGSPFLEISQLAAYEVYGEDVPAAGVIAGIGRVEGVECMIVANDATVKGGSYYPLTVKKHLRAQTIAQQNRLPCIYLVDSGGANLPRQDEVFPDREHFGRIFFNQANMSAMGIPQIAVVMGSCTAGGAYVPAMADEAIMVREQATIFLAGPPLVKAATGEVVSAEDLGGADVHCKISGVADHYAESDEHALALARRSVANLNWRKQGEVQQRTPIAPLYSSDELYGVVPADAKQPFDVREVIARLVDGSVFDEFKALFGTTLVCGFAYLHGYPIAILANNGILFAEAAQKGAHFIELACQRGIPLLFLQNITGFMVGQKYEAGGIAKHGAKLVTAVACAKVPKFTVIIGGSFGAGNYGMCGRAYDPRFLWMWPNARIGVMGAEQAAGVLVQVKREQAERSGQGFSAEQEAEIKQPILDQYEEQGHPYYSSARLWDDGVIDPAQTRDVLALALSASLNAPIEPSRFGVFRM; encoded by the coding sequence ATGGCTACCCTGCACACCCAGCTCAACCCCCGTTCAGCGGAGTTCGCCACCAATAGCGCGGCGATGCTCAAGCAGGTCGACGCGTTGCACACCCTGCTCGCCCAAGTGGCGCAAGGTGGCGGCCCGAAAGCCCAGGAACGCCACACCTCGCGAGGCAAACTGCTGCCTCGCGAGCGCATCAACCGCTTGCTCGATCCGGGTTCGCCGTTTCTGGAGATCAGCCAACTGGCGGCTTACGAGGTCTATGGCGAAGACGTCCCCGCCGCTGGCGTGATTGCCGGGATCGGCCGGGTGGAGGGCGTCGAGTGCATGATCGTCGCCAACGACGCCACGGTAAAAGGTGGCTCGTACTATCCACTGACCGTGAAAAAGCACCTGCGCGCCCAGACCATCGCCCAGCAGAATCGCCTGCCGTGCATCTATCTGGTGGACTCTGGCGGCGCCAACCTGCCGCGCCAGGATGAGGTGTTTCCGGACCGCGAGCACTTCGGGCGGATCTTCTTCAACCAGGCCAACATGAGCGCCATGGGCATCCCGCAGATTGCCGTGGTCATGGGTTCCTGCACCGCTGGCGGCGCCTATGTACCGGCGATGGCCGACGAAGCGATCATGGTCCGCGAACAGGCGACGATCTTTCTCGCCGGCCCGCCGCTGGTGAAAGCCGCGACCGGTGAGGTGGTCAGTGCCGAAGACCTTGGCGGGGCCGATGTTCACTGCAAGATTTCCGGGGTGGCCGACCATTACGCCGAGAGCGATGAGCACGCCCTGGCGCTGGCGCGTCGCAGTGTCGCCAACCTCAACTGGCGCAAGCAAGGTGAGGTTCAGCAACGCACGCCGATCGCCCCGCTCTACAGCAGCGATGAGTTGTACGGCGTGGTCCCGGCCGACGCCAAGCAACCGTTTGACGTACGCGAAGTGATTGCGCGTCTGGTGGATGGTTCGGTGTTCGACGAGTTCAAGGCGCTGTTCGGGACCACGCTGGTCTGCGGTTTCGCCTACCTGCACGGTTACCCGATCGCGATCCTCGCCAACAACGGCATCCTGTTTGCCGAAGCGGCGCAGAAAGGCGCGCACTTCATCGAGCTGGCGTGCCAGCGCGGTATCCCGCTGCTGTTCCTGCAGAACATCACCGGCTTCATGGTCGGCCAGAAATACGAAGCCGGCGGCATCGCCAAGCACGGTGCGAAACTGGTGACGGCGGTAGCTTGCGCCAAGGTGCCGAAGTTCACCGTGATCATCGGCGGCAGCTTCGGCGCCGGCAACTACGGCATGTGTGGCCGCGCCTACGATCCGCGCTTCCTGTGGATGTGGCCGAACGCACGCATCGGCGTGATGGGTGCCGAACAGGCGGCCGGCGTGCTGGTGCAGGTCAAGCGCGAACAGGCCGAGCGCAGCGGCCAGGGTTTCAGCGCCGAGCAGGAAGCCGAGATCAAGCAACCGATCCTCGACCAGTACGAAGAACAGGGTCACCCCTACTATTCCAGCGCGCGTCTGTGGGACGACGGTGTCATCGACCCGGCCCAGACCCGCGACGTATTGGCCCTGGCCTTGTCCGCGTCGTTGAACGCGCCAATCGAACCGAGCCGCTTCGGCGTGTTCCGGATGTGA
- a CDS encoding gamma-carboxygeranoyl-CoA hydratase: MSDFNTLELLTDPRSFATLWLSREEKNNAFNAEMIRELILALDKVASDASLRFLIVRGRGKHFSAGADLAWMQQSAELDYATNLDDARELAELMYNLAKLKVPTLAVVQGAAFGGALGLISCCDMAIGADDAQFCLSEVRIGLAPAVISPFVVQAIGERATRRYALTAERFGGQRARELGLLSESYPIAELEQKIEQWIDNLLLNSPAAMRASKDLLREVGDGSLNPALRRYTENAIARIRVSPEGQEGLRAFLQKRPASWQAQTTKEPR; encoded by the coding sequence ATGAGCGACTTCAACACCCTCGAACTGCTGACCGACCCCCGCAGTTTTGCCACGCTGTGGCTCAGCCGTGAAGAAAAGAACAACGCCTTCAATGCCGAAATGATCCGCGAGCTGATCCTTGCCCTCGACAAAGTCGCGAGCGATGCCAGCCTGCGATTTCTGATCGTGCGCGGCCGTGGCAAACATTTCAGCGCCGGCGCCGACCTGGCCTGGATGCAGCAATCGGCCGAACTCGATTACGCCACCAACCTCGATGACGCCCGGGAACTGGCGGAGTTGATGTACAACCTGGCCAAGCTCAAAGTCCCGACCCTGGCCGTGGTGCAAGGCGCGGCCTTTGGCGGTGCGCTGGGCCTGATCAGTTGCTGCGACATGGCCATCGGTGCCGATGACGCGCAGTTCTGCCTGTCGGAAGTGCGCATCGGCCTGGCGCCGGCGGTGATCAGCCCGTTCGTGGTGCAAGCCATTGGCGAGCGCGCCACCCGTCGTTATGCCCTGACCGCTGAGCGCTTTGGCGGGCAGCGGGCACGGGAGCTGGGTCTGTTGTCGGAGAGTTACCCGATTGCCGAGCTGGAGCAAAAAATCGAGCAATGGATCGACAATCTGTTGCTCAACAGCCCCGCCGCCATGCGCGCCAGCAAGGACTTGCTGCGTGAAGTCGGCGATGGCTCGCTGAACCCGGCACTGCGCCGCTACACCGAAAACGCCATCGCCCGCATCCGCGTCAGCCCTGAAGGCCAGGAAGGCTTGCGTGCCTTCCTGCAAAAACGTCCAGCAAGCTGGCAAGCACAAACCACCAAGGAGCCCCGTTGA